The DNA window CCTATTTCGGAATATTATTACACCTTGGTACCCACTTATCCCAGTGGGGTGATTGGATTTACTTTCTGTTCTAAGAAATATCATCCTATAAATGATTTTTGCGAAACAGAGGCTTTAAAGCTTAACCATTTAAAATATTATAATAAAGACATCCATAAATCAGCTTTTAATCTTCCTCGCTTTGCCCAAAGCTATAAGTGAATAAAAAGTAGGATGATCAGACCTGCACTTCACTATTTGGGAGATTAAAAAAAAAGCGTAAAGGTAAGGTCTGACTACATTAACAAGAAAAAGAGGTATTAGATGAGAGAGCAGCCGATTGGTTTTTTTGATTCGGGCTTTGGTGGTTTATCGGTAGTAAAAGAAGTAAAGAAATTACTTCCTCAAGAAAATATTGAATATTTCGCGGACCATCTTCGCCAGCCTTATGGTGAGAAAAGCCAAGCAGAACTAATTAAATTTACTTTCCAGATTATTAACTTCCTTCTCAAGAAAAAAATAAAAATAGGTGTTATTGCATGCAATACAGCTACCGCCGCCAGTCTTGAAAAAGCAAGAGAATATTATAAAATTCCCCTTATCGGAGTTATCCAACCAGCAGTTCAAGATGCTATAAAAAAGAGTTTAAATCAAAGGATTGGAATTATTGCCACCGAATTTACCACTAAAAATGGAGCGTATCCCACTGAAATCAATCGAGTTGCCCCCGGAACAAAGGTTTTTTCAAATTTTTGTCCCAAATTTGTTTATATGGTTGAGACCGGTAAATTTACTACCGCGGAAACCTACCGAGTTGCCCGAGAATATTTAGAGCCATTAAAAAAAGCACAAATTGATACTTTAATATTAGGCTGCACCCACTATTCTTTTTTAAAAAAGGTTATATCGGAGATCATGGGTGAAAAAGTAGTCATCATTGATCCATCGATCAGTACTGCATTAGCCGTAAAAGAGAGCTTATCCCAAATGGGAACTTTGAAGAAAAAAGCTATAAGTAAAGAAAAATACTATACGACCGGTGTAGTAGAAAGTGAAAAGAAAACCGCCCAAACCATTTTTAATTGCGATAATATTGAAATTCAGAAAGTAAAGTTAGAAGAATTAGAACCAAATATTTG is part of the Candidatus Atribacteria bacterium genome and encodes:
- a CDS encoding glutamate racemase codes for the protein MREQPIGFFDSGFGGLSVVKEVKKLLPQENIEYFADHLRQPYGEKSQAELIKFTFQIINFLLKKKIKIGVIACNTATAASLEKAREYYKIPLIGVIQPAVQDAIKKSLNQRIGIIATEFTTKNGAYPTEINRVAPGTKVFSNFCPKFVYMVETGKFTTAETYRVAREYLEPLKKAQIDTLILGCTHYSFLKKVISEIMGEKVVIIDPSISTALAVKESLSQMGTLKKKAISKEKYYTTGVVESEKKTAQTIFNCDNIEIQKVKLEELEPNI